The following coding sequences are from one Comamonas koreensis window:
- a CDS encoding zinc-ribbon domain containing protein: MKKKKHSQSTDFVPHPRYGSAPMPSHVQGVSEEAILQCHWSYKSEEIFPESVLMADTSKQNFSIFPRECYVDMRKTCRSCKRPFIFFAAEQRHWFEVLQFYVDADCVHCPECRVQRMAAKRAFQRYSALTLLAKPTPDELQQLVDASLTLHAQGTLKSRDRLGQLKNAALRLIPDYPGTLALVEALRNKDALMPTDSKSD; this comes from the coding sequence ATGAAAAAGAAAAAGCACAGCCAGTCAACTGACTTTGTACCGCACCCGCGCTATGGAAGTGCACCCATGCCATCGCATGTGCAAGGCGTCTCAGAAGAGGCCATTTTGCAGTGCCATTGGTCCTATAAATCCGAGGAGATTTTTCCAGAATCGGTGCTGATGGCGGATACCAGCAAGCAGAATTTCAGCATCTTCCCGCGCGAGTGCTATGTCGACATGCGCAAAACCTGTCGTAGCTGCAAACGTCCCTTCATCTTTTTTGCGGCCGAACAAAGACACTGGTTTGAAGTGTTGCAGTTTTACGTAGACGCCGACTGCGTGCATTGCCCCGAATGCCGTGTGCAGCGCATGGCCGCCAAACGCGCGTTTCAACGCTATTCCGCTTTGACTCTGCTTGCCAAGCCGACCCCAGATGAGTTGCAGCAGTTGGTCGATGCATCGCTAACGCTGCATGCACAAGGCACGCTCAAGAGTCGTGATCGCTTAGGCCAGCTCAAAAATGCTGCGCTCCGGCTGATTCCGGACTACCCGGGCACCTTGGCCTTGGTGGAAGCGCTGCGCAACAAGGACGCATTGATGCCCACTGACAGTAAAAGCGACTAA
- a CDS encoding DUF3297 family protein: protein MTDTTARPELPDHLSIDPKSPHFVREVFNHDIGIRFNGTERVDVEEYCVSEGWVKVPAGKTVDRKGKPLLIKLKGKVEAYYKD, encoded by the coding sequence ATGACCGATACCACTGCCCGCCCCGAACTGCCCGACCACCTGTCCATCGACCCCAAGAGCCCGCACTTTGTGCGCGAGGTCTTCAACCATGACATCGGCATCCGCTTCAACGGCACCGAGCGCGTGGACGTCGAGGAATACTGCGTGAGCGAAGGCTGGGTCAAGGTGCCCGCCGGCAAGACCGTGGACCGCAAGGGCAAGCCCCTGCTGATCAAGCTCAAGGGCAAGGTCGAGGCCTATTACAAGGACTGA
- the hmpA gene encoding NO-inducible flavohemoprotein, with protein MLSDSQKQIIQATVPLLETGGEALTTHFYQMMLSEYPEVRPLFNQAHQQSGAQPRALAHSVLMYAKHIDKLENLGDLPAQIINKHVALQVQPDQYQIVGSCLLRAIREVLGAEIATDAVIDAWAAAYTQLADILIAAEAKAYDAIAHTEGGWRGARTFKLVQKVAESAEISSFYLEPVDGQAVIAHQPGQYIGLRAIVGGTEQRRNYSLSAPSNGRSYRISVKREPGGKVSNYLHDLQVGDTLELFAPAGHFTLQASERPLVLISGGVGITPTLPMLEAALQTERPITFIHCARDSAVHAFRPQIDALAQAHRQLQPLYVYDKVADGEAVAAQGHLTEDLLGQWLPASRDADVYFLGPKPFMRSVKASLRKLGVPDTQVRYEFFGPAEALA; from the coding sequence ATGCTGAGCGATAGCCAAAAACAGATCATCCAGGCCACCGTCCCGCTGCTGGAGACCGGCGGCGAGGCGCTGACCACGCACTTCTACCAGATGATGCTGAGCGAGTACCCCGAGGTGCGCCCACTGTTCAACCAGGCCCACCAGCAAAGCGGTGCCCAACCCCGCGCACTGGCCCATAGCGTGCTGATGTATGCCAAGCACATCGACAAGCTGGAGAACCTGGGCGACCTGCCCGCGCAGATCATCAACAAGCATGTGGCGCTGCAGGTGCAGCCAGACCAGTACCAGATCGTTGGCAGCTGCCTGCTGCGCGCGATCCGCGAGGTGCTGGGCGCCGAGATTGCCACCGATGCGGTGATCGATGCCTGGGCTGCTGCCTACACCCAGCTGGCCGACATCCTGATCGCTGCCGAGGCCAAGGCCTATGACGCCATTGCCCATACGGAAGGCGGCTGGCGCGGTGCGCGTACTTTCAAGCTGGTGCAAAAGGTGGCCGAGAGCGCCGAGATCAGCTCCTTCTACCTGGAGCCGGTCGACGGCCAGGCCGTGATTGCCCACCAGCCGGGCCAGTACATCGGCCTGCGCGCCATCGTGGGTGGCACCGAGCAGCGCCGCAACTACTCGCTGTCGGCCCCGAGCAATGGCCGCAGCTATCGCATCAGCGTCAAGCGCGAGCCCGGTGGCAAGGTCTCCAACTACCTGCATGACCTGCAAGTGGGCGACACCTTGGAGCTGTTTGCACCGGCCGGCCATTTCACCTTGCAGGCGAGCGAGCGCCCGCTGGTGCTGATCAGCGGCGGCGTGGGCATCACCCCCACGTTGCCGATGCTCGAAGCCGCGCTGCAGACCGAGCGCCCCATCACCTTTATCCACTGCGCCCGGGACAGCGCCGTGCATGCCTTCCGCCCGCAGATCGATGCGCTGGCCCAGGCGCACCGCCAGCTGCAGCCACTCTATGTGTACGACAAGGTGGCCGACGGCGAGGCGGTGGCTGCCCAGGGCCATCTGACCGAGGACCTGCTGGGCCAGTGGCTGCCGGCCTCGCGCGATGCCGATGTCTACTTTCTCGGCCCCAAGCCCTTTATGCGCTCGGTCAAGGCCTCGCTGCGCAAGCTCGGCGTGCCCGATACCCAGGTGCGCTATGAGTTCTTTGGCCCGGCCGAGGCGCTGGCCTGA
- a CDS encoding FKBP-type peptidyl-prolyl cis-trans isomerase: MKALTASALFAAIALTAGFAQAQSKPVTTKSGLVFESIKDGTGASPKASDTVKVHYKGTFPDSGKEFDSSYKRGEPIEFPLQGVIPCWTEGVQLMKVGGKAKLTCPASIAYGARGAGGVIPPNATLNFEVELLGIKGQ, translated from the coding sequence ATGAAAGCATTGACCGCCAGCGCCCTGTTCGCTGCCATCGCCCTGACCGCCGGCTTTGCCCAGGCACAAAGCAAGCCTGTGACGACCAAGAGCGGCCTGGTGTTTGAAAGCATCAAGGACGGCACCGGCGCCAGCCCCAAGGCCAGCGACACCGTCAAGGTGCACTACAAAGGCACCTTCCCCGACAGCGGCAAGGAATTTGACAGCTCCTACAAGCGTGGTGAGCCGATTGAGTTCCCGCTGCAAGGCGTCATCCCCTGCTGGACCGAAGGCGTGCAGCTGATGAAGGTTGGCGGCAAGGCCAAGCTGACCTGCCCGGCCTCCATTGCCTATGGCGCCCGTGGCGCGGGCGGCGTGATCCCGCCCAACGCCACCCTGAACTTTGAAGTGGAACTGCTGGGCATCAAGGGCCAGTAA
- a CDS encoding DUF445 domain-containing protein → MPLLLTDEQQRLLRRAKLTPLLLLLLVALLFIVASWCLGQPFAQSRHWQLALRCLRAMTEAGMVGALADWFAVAALFKHIPIPWISRHTAIIPRNKDRIGENLAVFVRERFLDGDSLVQLVRTHQPADKLAQWLKSPANAELLGHQVARLAAAALATVQDAQVERFIKLALRTLLGQIDLSQSLSKVLAVLTHNGRHQVLLAQALDKLVELLHEAETRALIAQTIAHWLKTEHPLKEKMLPTGWLSDKGSAMIASSLEHLLDAIADNPSHVLRAKFDQTMQEWVERLAQDPAWHAKGEEVRRYLQHDPAVGQYVQELWQSLRASLQADLANEHSAMARNVRGMGLWLGKSLAGDAALRTALNTRMELWVRELAPEISQFFGTHIADTVKRWDARELGELIEWNIGRDLQYIRINGTLVGGLIGFALFWLGWLVNHLGAGSV, encoded by the coding sequence ATGCCTTTGCTACTGACCGACGAGCAGCAGCGTTTGCTGCGCCGCGCCAAGCTCACCCCGTTGCTGCTGCTGCTGCTGGTGGCCTTGCTGTTCATCGTGGCCAGCTGGTGCCTGGGCCAGCCCTTTGCGCAGTCACGCCACTGGCAGCTGGCGCTGCGCTGCCTGCGGGCGATGACCGAGGCGGGCATGGTCGGCGCACTGGCCGACTGGTTTGCGGTGGCCGCGCTCTTCAAGCACATCCCGATACCGTGGATCTCGCGGCACACGGCCATCATTCCGCGCAACAAGGACCGCATTGGCGAGAACCTGGCCGTCTTTGTGCGCGAGCGTTTTCTTGATGGCGACTCGCTGGTGCAACTGGTGCGCACGCACCAGCCGGCCGACAAACTGGCGCAGTGGCTCAAGTCGCCCGCCAACGCCGAGCTGCTGGGCCACCAGGTGGCGCGCCTGGCCGCCGCTGCGCTGGCCACGGTGCAGGATGCGCAGGTCGAGCGCTTCATCAAGCTGGCGCTGCGCACCTTGCTCGGCCAGATCGATCTGTCGCAGTCGCTGTCCAAGGTGCTGGCGGTGCTGACGCACAACGGCCGCCACCAGGTGCTGCTGGCGCAGGCGCTGGACAAGCTCGTCGAGCTGCTGCACGAGGCCGAGACCCGCGCCCTGATCGCGCAGACCATTGCGCATTGGCTCAAGACCGAGCATCCGCTCAAGGAAAAGATGCTGCCCACTGGCTGGCTCAGCGACAAGGGCTCGGCGATGATTGCCAGCAGCCTGGAGCACCTGCTCGACGCCATTGCCGACAACCCCAGCCATGTGCTGCGCGCCAAGTTTGACCAGACCATGCAGGAATGGGTGGAGCGGCTGGCCCAGGACCCCGCCTGGCATGCCAAGGGCGAGGAAGTGCGCCGCTACCTGCAGCACGACCCTGCTGTGGGCCAGTATGTGCAGGAGCTGTGGCAAAGCCTGCGCGCCAGCCTGCAGGCCGACCTGGCCAACGAGCATTCGGCGATGGCGCGCAATGTGCGCGGCATGGGTCTGTGGCTGGGCAAGTCGCTGGCGGGCGACGCGGCGCTGCGCACCGCACTCAATACGCGCATGGAGCTGTGGGTGCGGGAGCTGGCGCCCGAGATTTCGCAGTTCTTCGGCACCCATATTGCCGACACCGTCAAGCGCTGGGATGCGCGCGAGCTGGGCGAGCTGATCGAGTGGAACATTGGCCGCGACCTGCAGTACATCCGCATCAATGGCACCTTGGTGGGCGGGCTGATCGGCTTTGCGCTGTTCTGGCTGGGCTGGCTGGTGAACCACCTGGGTGCGGGCTCCGTGTAG
- the norR gene encoding nitric oxide reductase transcriptional regulator NorR produces MTSSKILHAVIPLVADLAQELPERERLRRLLAALRTLLPADAVALLRLNGEWLEPVAIDGLVPDTLGRRFKVAEHPRLAQLLAAGQAMRFAPDSPLPDPYDGLITTPGELHVHDCMGCVLQTGGLAWGLLTLDALEPDRFADGNALELLQAFSNLAAATVATAERVQQLSQAARSASAPAPRNPGADRSRQILGTSPAIRQLQSSIALVAASDLCVLITGETGTGKELVAQAVHAQSPRAAQPLVSINCAALPDNLVESELFGHVRGAFTGALSERRGKFEQAQHGSLFLDEVGELSLSVQAKLLRVLQSGQLQRLGSDREHQVDVRVIAATNRDLAAEVQAGRMRADFYHRLCVYPVVVPPLRARDSDTLVLAGCFLEENRARLQLGGLRLDAAAQAALLRYPWPGNVRELEHCISRAVLKALSRTLGQRKDSSKPRMLSIGEEDLWDGAAAAPLPPGQQATGLIAPVPASEMAEVAEGLTASAETLGLRAQVERYERQLLSASLARHNGNWAAAARELQLDRANLQRLAKRLGIERH; encoded by the coding sequence TTGACATCCTCCAAAATCCTCCACGCCGTGATTCCACTGGTGGCCGATCTGGCCCAGGAGCTGCCCGAGCGCGAGCGCCTGCGCCGCCTGCTCGCGGCCCTGCGCACCTTGTTGCCCGCCGATGCGGTGGCGCTGCTGCGCCTCAACGGCGAATGGCTGGAGCCGGTGGCCATTGATGGCCTGGTGCCCGATACCCTGGGCCGGCGCTTCAAGGTGGCCGAGCACCCGCGCCTGGCCCAGCTGCTGGCCGCCGGCCAGGCCATGCGCTTTGCGCCCGACAGCCCCCTGCCCGACCCCTATGACGGCCTGATCACCACCCCGGGCGAGCTGCATGTGCATGACTGCATGGGCTGCGTGCTGCAGACCGGCGGCCTGGCCTGGGGCCTGCTGACCCTGGATGCGCTGGAACCCGACCGTTTTGCCGATGGCAATGCGCTCGAACTGCTGCAGGCCTTCAGCAACCTGGCTGCCGCCACCGTGGCCACGGCCGAGCGCGTGCAGCAGCTGTCCCAGGCCGCCCGCAGCGCCAGCGCGCCGGCGCCGCGCAACCCGGGTGCGGATCGCAGCCGCCAGATCCTGGGCACCAGCCCGGCCATCCGGCAACTGCAAAGCAGCATTGCGCTGGTCGCCGCCAGCGACCTGTGCGTGCTGATCACCGGTGAGACCGGCACCGGCAAGGAGCTGGTCGCCCAGGCCGTGCATGCGCAGTCGCCGCGCGCGGCACAACCGCTGGTCAGCATCAATTGCGCAGCCCTGCCCGACAACCTGGTCGAGAGCGAGCTGTTCGGCCATGTGCGCGGCGCCTTCACCGGCGCGTTGAGCGAGCGGCGCGGCAAGTTCGAGCAGGCCCAGCACGGCAGCCTGTTCCTCGACGAGGTCGGCGAGCTGTCGCTGTCGGTGCAGGCCAAGCTGCTGCGCGTGCTGCAAAGCGGCCAGCTGCAGCGCCTGGGCTCGGACCGCGAGCACCAGGTCGATGTGCGCGTGATCGCCGCCACCAACCGCGACCTGGCCGCCGAAGTGCAGGCCGGCCGTATGCGCGCCGATTTCTACCACCGCCTCTGCGTCTACCCGGTCGTGGTGCCGCCGCTGCGTGCGCGGGACAGCGACACCCTGGTCCTCGCCGGCTGCTTTCTCGAAGAAAACCGCGCCCGCCTGCAGCTGGGCGGTCTGCGGCTCGATGCCGCCGCCCAGGCCGCCCTGCTGCGCTACCCCTGGCCCGGCAATGTGCGCGAGCTGGAGCACTGCATCAGCCGCGCCGTGCTCAAGGCGCTCAGCCGCACCCTGGGCCAGCGCAAGGACAGCAGCAAACCCCGCATGCTGAGCATTGGCGAGGAAGACCTGTGGGACGGCGCCGCCGCCGCGCCGCTGCCGCCCGGCCAGCAGGCAACGGGCCTTATCGCGCCTGTTCCCGCGTCCGAAATGGCCGAAGTGGCCGAAGGGCTAACAGCCAGTGCCGAGACCTTGGGCCTGCGCGCCCAGGTGGAACGCTACGAGCGCCAGCTGCTCAGCGCCAGCCTGGCCCGCCACAACGGCAACTGGGCGGCCGCCGCGCGCGAGCTGCAACTGGACCGCGCCAACCTGCAGCGGCTGGCCAAGCGGCTGGGGATTGAGCGACACTAA
- a CDS encoding pyridoxal-phosphate-dependent aminotransferase family protein, which translates to MPGLLPDVDPDGLLEFSVVYTDRALNHMSHRFIGVMGEVLRILKTTYHAHTAVIVPGSGTFGMEAVARQFANRAKVLIVRNGWFSYRWTQIFDEGGLGGSAVICKARPQGTGPQDAWAPCPAEEVAAAIRKEKPQVVFAPHVETASGIVLPDDYIQTISAAAHEVGALMVLDCVASGAIWVDMQKTGVDVLITAPQKGWSGPPCCAMVMLSERARKAIEDTKSSSFSCDLKKWMQIAEGYEKGQHAYHATMPTDSLVQLSKVMQEAEAYGLDKLRKEQTQLGKEVRALLKARGFPSVAAPGFEAPGVVVSFTTDPEIQNSKKFASVGLQTAAGVPLMCDEGPEFKTFRIGLFGLDKWHNVDRTVGHLRQALDGLGIKG; encoded by the coding sequence ATGCCAGGATTGCTACCCGACGTTGACCCCGATGGCCTGTTGGAGTTTTCGGTGGTCTACACCGACCGCGCGCTCAACCACATGTCGCACCGCTTTATCGGTGTGATGGGCGAGGTGCTGCGCATCCTCAAGACCACCTACCACGCACACACGGCCGTGATCGTGCCGGGCAGCGGCACCTTTGGCATGGAGGCTGTCGCCCGCCAGTTTGCCAACCGCGCCAAGGTGCTGATCGTGCGCAATGGCTGGTTCAGCTACCGCTGGACGCAGATTTTCGACGAAGGCGGCCTGGGCGGCAGTGCGGTGATCTGCAAGGCCCGCCCCCAGGGCACGGGCCCGCAAGATGCCTGGGCCCCATGCCCGGCCGAAGAAGTAGCCGCCGCCATCCGCAAGGAAAAGCCCCAGGTGGTGTTTGCCCCGCATGTCGAGACGGCCAGCGGCATTGTGCTGCCCGACGACTACATCCAGACCATCAGTGCCGCGGCGCATGAGGTCGGCGCGCTGATGGTGCTCGACTGCGTGGCCAGCGGCGCGATCTGGGTGGACATGCAAAAGACAGGCGTCGATGTGCTGATCACCGCGCCGCAAAAGGGCTGGAGCGGCCCGCCTTGCTGCGCGATGGTGATGCTGTCCGAGCGTGCGCGCAAGGCCATCGAAGATACCAAGAGCAGCAGCTTCTCTTGCGACCTGAAGAAGTGGATGCAGATTGCCGAAGGCTACGAAAAGGGCCAGCATGCCTACCACGCGACCATGCCCACCGATTCGCTGGTGCAGCTGAGCAAGGTGATGCAGGAGGCCGAGGCCTATGGCCTGGACAAGCTGCGCAAGGAACAGACCCAGCTGGGCAAGGAAGTGCGCGCACTGCTCAAGGCGCGCGGCTTTCCGAGCGTGGCGGCGCCAGGTTTTGAGGCGCCCGGCGTGGTCGTCAGCTTCACCACCGACCCCGAGATCCAGAACAGCAAGAAGTTCGCCAGCGTGGGCCTGCAGACCGCCGCTGGCGTGCCGCTGATGTGCGACGAAGGGCCGGAGTTCAAGACCTTCCGCATCGGCCTGTTTGGCCTCGACAAATGGCATAACGTCGATCGCACCGTGGGCCATCTGCGCCAGGCGCTCGATGGTTTGGGTATCAAGGGTTAA
- a CDS encoding YggS family pyridoxal phosphate-dependent enzyme, whose protein sequence is MSTIPEKIQQVRLQIDNACRASGRPEGSVQLLAVSKTFGVDAIAEAAETGQRAFGENYIQEAVEKIRYFAEHDSWKDQGLIWHCIGPIQSNKTRLVAEHFDWVHTVDRLKTAERLSAQRPAQLAPLQVCIQLNVDGGITKSGVAPAEAAALVQQIAQMPQLQLRGVMSIPDVLPDFAAQLAVHQRVKAVFDDIAALGLPQLAQWDTISLGMTADLQAAVEAGSTMVRVGSGIFGQRDYGSAH, encoded by the coding sequence ATGAGCACGATTCCCGAAAAAATTCAGCAGGTTCGCCTGCAAATCGACAACGCCTGTCGTGCCAGCGGCCGGCCCGAGGGCAGCGTGCAGCTGCTGGCCGTCTCCAAGACCTTTGGCGTGGACGCCATTGCCGAGGCGGCCGAAACCGGCCAGCGCGCCTTTGGCGAAAACTACATCCAGGAAGCGGTCGAGAAGATCCGCTATTTTGCCGAGCATGACAGCTGGAAGGACCAGGGCCTCATCTGGCACTGCATTGGCCCGATCCAGAGCAACAAGACGCGCCTGGTGGCCGAGCACTTTGACTGGGTGCATACGGTGGACCGGCTCAAGACGGCCGAGCGTCTCTCCGCCCAGCGGCCCGCGCAGCTGGCACCGCTGCAGGTCTGCATCCAGCTCAATGTTGATGGCGGCATCACCAAGTCGGGCGTCGCGCCGGCCGAAGCTGCGGCGCTGGTGCAGCAGATTGCGCAGATGCCCCAGCTGCAGCTGCGCGGCGTGATGAGCATCCCCGATGTGCTGCCCGACTTTGCCGCCCAGCTGGCCGTGCACCAGCGCGTCAAGGCCGTGTTCGATGACATCGCCGCACTGGGCCTGCCGCAGCTGGCGCAGTGGGACACCATCTCGCTGGGCATGACGGCCGATCTGCAGGCCGCCGTCGAGGCCGGCTCGACGATGGTGCGTGTGGGCAGCGGCATCTTTGGCCAGCGCGACTACGGCAGCGCCCACTGA